The region GCAAGTGGTTTGGCTCCCTACCACATTCGCACCCATCGGGGAGTGTGGCGCTTTGTGGTGGTGCGTGAAGCTAAAAAGACGGGACAGCGCCTGGTGCACCTCATCACGGCGGATGTTCCCGAGGTTCATGGAACTGTGGAACGGGTGGCCCGAGAGTTGGAATCCCAAGGACCGCCGGTGACCACTTTTGTGCATTCCGTCAATCGAACACGAGCCCAGGTGGCCCAAGGCGAGTGCTCTCGAGTGCTTTGGGGGTCGGGAGCCATTGAGGAGCATGTGGGGCGGCTTCGCTTTCGTATTTCCGCCCAATCCTTTTTTCAGACAAACACCCTCGGCGCAGAGAAGCTGTATGCGGCGGTCTTGGAAAGTGCCGAATTGACGGGTACGGAAACGGTGTGGGACCTCTATTGCGGCACCGGCAGTATTGCCTTGACGCTGGCGGGGCAGGCCCGTACCGTGACAGGCTTTGAGTTGGTGGAAGAGGCCGTGGCGGACGCTTACCAAAACGCGGCCCTCAACGGCGTGGACAACTGCCGCTTCTTTGCCGGGGACCTCAAGGACGTGCTTCGGCAGCATTCCCTGGACGTTTTTGGAGGGCAACCGGACGTGATCGTCACCGATCCGCCCCGTTCAGGCATGCACCCCAAGGTTGTCAAGACACTCCTTGAACTGGCTCCACGCCGCATTGTGGCGGTTTCCTGCAACCCGTCAACGCTGGCGCGAGATCTCTCGGGCTTGTCGCACGCCTATAGGGTACATGCCGTGCAGCCCTTTGATCTCTTTCCGCACACACCGCACATCGAATGCGTTGTTCGATTGGATCGCAAATGATGAGCGTGAGTTCATGAAAAAGACAAAGTCATGGGTACGCCGCCTTGTGGGACTTGGCGTGGCGCTGGGAATTTTTTGTGCCGCGGCCATCTTTGCAGGCTACGTCTATCTGTCTCGAGCCATTGAAGAGCGTTTTGCCGGTCGGTTGTGGAGTGTGCCTGCGGTGGTGTTGAGTGACTCGCTGGTGATTTACCCCGGCATGCCTCTGGGAGCGGCCCGGTTCGAAGAGGTCCTGACGGCTCGGGGCTACCGGTTGACCACCGCCTCCACGCCAAGTCCCGGCGAATACGTGCTCGGAAAGGACGAAATTCGCGTCTATTTTCGAGACTTTTCATATCCGGGCACGGCGCTGAAATCCCGACAAGTGCTGGTGCGATTTCAGGGAGAAAAGGTGGTGAGCCTTGAGGAGTCCGGAGCCAGCCGCCCCTATGTGGCGGTGGAACCGGTGGTGCTGGCGCGCCTTTTTGGTGAAAATCGTGAAAGCCGCCTGCTCATTCGCCTCAAAGATGTGCCGGATCACTTGATCAAGGCCGTCATCGCCATTGAGGACCGGCGATTTTTCGAGCACCGCGGCATCGACTGGTGGGGAATCGCACGAGCCCTGTGGACGGACCTTGTGGCCGGGCGCATCGTGCAGGGAGGGTCCACCATCACCCAGCAACTGGTGAAGAATTATTTTCTAGAACCGAAAAGGACGGTCAAAAGAAAGCTTCTGGAGGCCGCCATGGCCCTGGTGCTGGAAGCTCGGTATACCAAAGAAGACATTCTGGAGATGTACCTAAATGAGATCTACCTAGGGCAGTGGCGAAGCATGGCGATTCACGGCGTCGGGGAGGCCGCACAGTTCTATTTCGGTCGCAATGTGGAGGATCTAAGCCTGGGGGAATCGGCGGTGTTGGCCGGCATGATTCAGGCGCCCAATCGGTATTCGCCCTACAGGAATCTTGATCTGTGTCGAGAGAGGCGCGACGTCGTGTTGCAGCGGATGCGGGATCTTGAATTCATCTCGCCCCAAGCCTATCAACAAGCCCAATCGGAACCCATTCGAACGGCACCGCGTGCAGCCTTCGGCACCGTGGCGCCGTACTACATCGATCTGGTCAAGGCCGAGCTGGAGGCGATCTATTCCAAAGACACTCTGGCTTCAGAAGGCTTGGTCATCTACACCGCCTATAATCCAGAAATGGCGTTGGAAGCGGAAAAAACCATTCGAG is a window of Desulfosoma caldarium DNA encoding:
- the rlmD gene encoding 23S rRNA (uracil(1939)-C(5))-methyltransferase RlmD, translated to MESLRRGSELTLPVEKLIFGGKALSRLDGFVVLMDRALPGQRVRVRIAKKKANYAEAQVLEVLERSPDEVDPACAHFGVCGGCLWQNLDYAQQLVWKHRHVSECLLALGDPADFPVFEVIPSPVLYGYRNKMEFTFSAHRWLSPNEVACSDVAYDRSFALGLHVRGRYDRVFDVHDCRLESSEAMAVVDILRRAAKASGLAPYHIRTHRGVWRFVVVREAKKTGQRLVHLITADVPEVHGTVERVARELESQGPPVTTFVHSVNRTRAQVAQGECSRVLWGSGAIEEHVGRLRFRISAQSFFQTNTLGAEKLYAAVLESAELTGTETVWDLYCGTGSIALTLAGQARTVTGFELVEEAVADAYQNAALNGVDNCRFFAGDLKDVLRQHSLDVFGGQPDVIVTDPPRSGMHPKVVKTLLELAPRRIVAVSCNPSTLARDLSGLSHAYRVHAVQPFDLFPHTPHIECVVRLDRK
- a CDS encoding PBP1A family penicillin-binding protein, producing MKKTKSWVRRLVGLGVALGIFCAAAIFAGYVYLSRAIEERFAGRLWSVPAVVLSDSLVIYPGMPLGAARFEEVLTARGYRLTTASTPSPGEYVLGKDEIRVYFRDFSYPGTALKSRQVLVRFQGEKVVSLEESGASRPYVAVEPVVLARLFGENRESRLLIRLKDVPDHLIKAVIAIEDRRFFEHRGIDWWGIARALWTDLVAGRIVQGGSTITQQLVKNYFLEPKRTVKRKLLEAAMALVLEARYTKEDILEMYLNEIYLGQWRSMAIHGVGEAAQFYFGRNVEDLSLGESAVLAGMIQAPNRYSPYRNLDLCRERRDVVLQRMRDLEFISPQAYQQAQSEPIRTAPRAAFGTVAPYYIDLVKAELEAIYSKDTLASEGLVIYTAYNPEMALEAEKTIREGLAELEGRNPRLRVKDPTERLQAALVVVHPKTGALTALVGGRDYARSSFNRALQAHRQPGSAFKPFVYLAALDQLTPVSFIEDVPKVYQVGGMVWTPRNYDGRYRGLVTVQEALTYSLNAATVNMAAQIGFEQVVQTARRLGFRSRLEPYPSLALGAFEVTPLELAGAYAALANEGQRPELMTLRKVVTPKGTVLERRHVEMTTVTSAAKAFLITHMLQNVVKEGTARGLSSLGITFPCAGKTGTSSDYRDSWFVGYTSDLLALVWVGFDDNRSTGLSGAAGALRLWARFMKGVRPWISPQPFTVPPGVVEQLVCTESSHLGTAECLHTRPVYFLEELVPSAGSPLYGH